A portion of the Chromobacterium sp. IIBBL 290-4 genome contains these proteins:
- a CDS encoding DoxX family protein: MIAKIMHAFDRAVAACRPYDFLALLGIRLYLLPVIYVGAHSKVLGFDAAAAWFGAPASEGGLGLPFPMLFAFLAAATEVAGLICIALGLFTRVMAIPMMVLMSAASAMVHLPRGWLAIAGKDMESSQRLAGFLSWLAENFPGRYNYITELGDPVILNNGMEFAATYFVMLLVLFFYGGGRYVSADYWLRRRFAR, from the coding sequence ATGATTGCCAAGATAATGCACGCATTCGACCGCGCGGTCGCCGCTTGCCGACCTTACGACTTCCTCGCCCTGCTGGGCATCCGGCTTTACCTTCTGCCGGTGATCTATGTCGGCGCGCACTCCAAAGTGCTCGGCTTCGACGCTGCCGCCGCCTGGTTCGGCGCGCCAGCCAGCGAAGGCGGCCTCGGCCTGCCCTTCCCCATGCTGTTCGCCTTCCTGGCCGCCGCCACCGAGGTGGCCGGACTGATCTGCATCGCGCTGGGTCTGTTCACCCGGGTCATGGCGATTCCGATGATGGTTTTGATGAGCGCGGCCAGCGCCATGGTGCACCTGCCTCGCGGCTGGCTGGCCATCGCCGGCAAGGACATGGAATCCAGCCAGCGGCTGGCGGGCTTCCTGTCATGGCTGGCCGAGAACTTCCCCGGCCGCTACAACTACATCACCGAACTGGGCGATCCGGTGATCCTGAACAACGGCATGGAATTCGCCGCCACTTACTTCGTCATGCTGCTGGTGTTGTTCTTCTACGGCGGCGGACGCTATGTCAGCGCGGACTACTGGCTGCGCCGGCGCTTCGCCCGCTGA
- a CDS encoding putative DNA-binding domain-containing protein encodes MDRQTRIECFSRQLRTRAAKPPSPSVELYREFVCGNIEEALTQVFPLFCEQTGEDQLADMVDAFLAEHGAQSPAFHHIATEFLCFMQTRLPLPLRQCLEYEWVLLRAEIDDADVRPPSDSPLPGSAALALNPTLICIELQLSGIGLDGAFAIYRDARHQVAQKPLSQLDRWMLGKISQGAMPNELIAQSALDAATIRGWLSDAYAAGLINTSSGRA; translated from the coding sequence ATGGATAGGCAAACCCGCATCGAATGCTTCAGCCGCCAGCTGAGGACGCGCGCCGCGAAGCCGCCTTCTCCCTCCGTCGAACTGTACCGGGAGTTTGTATGCGGCAATATCGAGGAGGCGCTGACGCAAGTCTTCCCCTTGTTCTGCGAGCAGACAGGCGAAGACCAGCTCGCGGACATGGTGGACGCCTTTCTGGCCGAGCATGGGGCGCAGTCGCCGGCCTTCCACCACATCGCCACCGAGTTTCTGTGTTTCATGCAAACGCGGCTGCCCTTGCCGCTGCGGCAATGCCTGGAATACGAGTGGGTGCTGCTGCGCGCGGAGATCGACGACGCCGATGTCCGTCCGCCGTCAGATTCGCCCCTGCCGGGCAGCGCTGCGCTCGCGCTCAATCCCACGCTGATCTGCATCGAGCTTCAGCTGAGCGGGATCGGACTGGACGGCGCCTTCGCCATTTACCGCGACGCTCGGCATCAAGTAGCGCAAAAGCCGCTGTCGCAACTCGATCGCTGGATGCTGGGCAAGATCAGCCAGGGCGCCATGCCAAACGAACTGATCGCCCAATCCGCGCTGGACGCGGCCACTATCCGCGGCTGGCTGAGCGACGCCTACGCCGCGGGCCTGATCAACACAAGCAGCGGTCGCGCCTGA
- a CDS encoding DUF692 domain-containing protein gives MRTIAPLAVGVGLRAEHAQWLADNDPQPGIDFLEITLENWLGVGGRKREQLERIAEKYPLIAHGLSLSIGDELPLDREHVAQARRFLDRYGIDLYSDHLSYSRDSQGYLYELLPLPRSEAEAKRIAAKIRQAQDMLARPLILENISYYHQHPGQMDEADFIRAVAERSGCQLLLDINNVRVNAGNHGYQAERFIAALPSAAIRYFHIAGHWRREDGMLIDTHGEPVCAKVEALARHAVAVHGPRPLVLERDNRLPPWQDLCGEAVALGRRLHPAQAWAG, from the coding sequence ATGCGGACAATAGCTCCCTTGGCCGTCGGCGTCGGCCTGCGCGCCGAACATGCGCAGTGGCTGGCCGACAACGATCCGCAGCCCGGCATAGACTTCCTGGAAATCACGCTGGAGAACTGGCTGGGCGTCGGCGGCCGCAAACGCGAACAACTGGAGCGCATCGCCGAAAAATATCCGCTGATCGCCCACGGCCTCAGCTTGTCGATAGGCGATGAATTGCCGCTGGATCGGGAGCATGTCGCGCAGGCCCGGCGCTTTCTCGACCGCTACGGCATCGACCTCTACAGCGACCACCTCAGCTACTCCCGCGACAGCCAAGGCTATCTTTACGAACTGCTGCCGCTTCCGCGCAGCGAGGCGGAAGCGAAACGCATCGCCGCCAAAATCCGCCAAGCGCAAGACATGCTGGCGCGGCCGCTGATTCTGGAAAACATCAGTTACTACCACCAGCATCCCGGCCAGATGGACGAGGCGGATTTCATCCGCGCAGTCGCGGAGCGAAGCGGCTGCCAGCTGCTGCTGGACATCAACAATGTCCGCGTCAACGCCGGCAATCACGGCTACCAGGCCGAGCGCTTCATCGCCGCCCTGCCGAGCGCCGCCATCCGCTACTTCCACATCGCCGGCCACTGGCGACGCGAGGACGGCATGCTGATCGACACCCATGGCGAGCCAGTTTGCGCGAAGGTGGAGGCATTGGCTCGGCACGCCGTCGCCGTTCACGGCCCTCGTCCCCTAGTGCTGGAGCGCGACAACCGCTTGCCGCCATGGCAGGACTTATGCGGCGAAGCCGTGGCGCTGGGCCGGCGCCTTCATCCCGCCCAGGCATGGGCTGGCTAG
- a CDS encoding MBL fold metallo-hydrolase yields the protein MKIHALALSLSLACAACIAQASPTQCENKAFTVQFLGSGGPISDDARASSATLIWLKGKPLALIDAGGGAFLRFGQSGARLEDVRFIGLTHFHTDHVSDLPALLKGSYFFNSPHQIDIAGPSGGAGFPSLSGFMNAQFNAKTGAYAYLSGLYSGKGDIPLKLNLKTVDYAKAERSTVYRHGGVSISALGIPHGDVPTLAYRIDAPEGSIVISADQNGGNPRFVDFAKNADILVMPLAIDEQADAASAFLHAKPSTVGRIAAAAKPKQLVLNHFMGKGLRVKDASLAVVRRYYAGPVYAGRDLSCFTAR from the coding sequence ATGAAAATCCACGCGCTCGCGCTATCGCTGAGCCTGGCCTGCGCCGCCTGCATTGCCCAAGCCAGCCCCACCCAATGCGAAAACAAAGCCTTCACCGTGCAATTTCTAGGCTCAGGCGGCCCCATCTCCGACGACGCCCGCGCCTCCTCCGCCACGCTGATCTGGCTGAAGGGCAAACCGCTAGCGCTGATAGACGCCGGCGGCGGCGCGTTTCTGCGCTTCGGCCAATCCGGCGCCCGGCTGGAGGACGTGCGCTTCATCGGCCTCACCCACTTCCATACCGACCACGTCAGCGACCTGCCGGCATTGCTCAAAGGCAGCTATTTTTTCAATTCGCCGCATCAGATCGACATCGCCGGCCCCAGCGGCGGCGCAGGTTTTCCCAGCCTGAGCGGCTTCATGAATGCGCAGTTCAATGCCAAAACCGGCGCTTACGCCTACCTCTCTGGCCTGTATTCCGGCAAAGGCGACATCCCGCTGAAGCTCAACCTGAAAACAGTGGATTACGCCAAGGCCGAGCGCAGCACGGTATATCGACATGGCGGCGTCTCCATCAGCGCCTTGGGCATTCCGCATGGCGATGTGCCGACACTGGCCTATCGCATCGACGCGCCGGAAGGCAGCATCGTGATTTCCGCCGACCAAAACGGCGGCAATCCGCGATTTGTCGATTTCGCCAAGAATGCGGACATCTTGGTGATGCCGCTCGCCATCGACGAGCAAGCCGACGCGGCCTCCGCGTTTCTGCACGCCAAGCCGTCCACCGTAGGCCGCATCGCCGCGGCGGCAAAACCCAAGCAACTGGTGCTCAACCACTTCATGGGCAAAGGCCTGCGAGTCAAAGACGCATCCCTCGCTGTCGTTCGCCGCTACTACGCCGGCCCGGTTTACGCCGGCCGCGATCTCTCATGCTTTACGGCGCGCTGA
- a CDS encoding ParD-like family protein: protein MGIVKISEQMHDNLRVASEALSRSINSQAEHWLRIGMLAELHPELHYSELCQLMLRASRDGDNLSLGQAMEAQR from the coding sequence GTGGGCATCGTCAAGATTTCCGAGCAGATGCATGACAATCTGCGCGTGGCCAGCGAGGCGCTGAGCCGCTCCATCAACTCGCAAGCCGAACATTGGCTGCGCATCGGCATGTTGGCCGAACTGCATCCCGAGCTGCATTACAGCGAATTATGCCAACTCATGCTGCGCGCCAGCCGCGATGGCGACAACTTGAGCCTGGGCCAGGCGATGGAGGCGCAGCGATGA